Genomic DNA from Comamonas antarctica:
GTGCCGGCAAACCCGGCGCGCAGCTACCACCCGCAGGGCTGCGAGATCCGCTATGCCGATGCCGCCGCCCAGGTCAAGCAGCTGATGCACGACTACCGCCAGGCGGGTTACGGCCTGGGGCACCGCGTCGGCCTGCTGCTGGAAAGCCGGCCCGAACACATGCTGCACAAGCTGGCGCTGAATGCGCTGGGCGTGTGCTGCGTGCCCGTCAATCCCGACTACCGCGCGGGCGAGTTCGCCTACCTGATCGACCATGCGCGGCTCGATCTGCTGCTGGTGCTGCAAAGCCATCTGCCCGCGGCCGAGGCCGCGCTGCGCGAAAGCCGGCACCGTCCCGAAGTGATGGTCTGGGAGCAGTGGGCGCAGGGCGTGGCGCGCGCGCCGCGGCCCGCCCAGCCCGGCCAGCCGGGGCCGGACACCCCGGCCAGCATCCTCTACACCTCGGGCACCACGGGCCGGCCCAAGGGCTGCGTGCTGTCGCACCGCTACGAGCTGGCCGCGGGCCAGGCCTACGCCACGCGCGGCGGGCTGGCCCACATCCGCGAGGGAGTGGAGCGCCTGTACAACCCGCTGCCGCTGTTCCATGTGAATGCGTCGATCCTGTCGTTCTACTGCATGCTGCTCACGGGCGGCTGCCAGGTGCAGACCGACCGCTTCCAGCCCTCGCGCTGGTGGCAGGAAGTGCGCGAGACGCGTGCCACCATCGTGCATTACCTCGGTGTCGTGATCCAGTTGCTGCTGCTGCAGCCGCCGTCGCCCGCGGACCGCGAACACTGCGTGCGCTTCGGCTTTGGCGCGGGCGTCGAGCCCCAGCTGCATGCGGCGTTCGAGGAACGCTTCGGGTTTCCGCTGCTCGAGCTCTGGGGCATGACCGAGATGGTGCGCATCATGGTCGATTGCCATGCGCCGCGCCAGGTCGGCACGCGCGCCTTCGGGCGCGCGGTGGAAGGCGTGCAGGCGCGCGCCGTCGACGACCTGGACCAGGACGTGCCCGACGGCACGCCCGGCGAACTGGTGATCCGCCACTCGGCGCAGACGCCGCGCAAGGATTTCTTCAGCGAATACCTGGACGACCCGCAGGCCACCGAAAGCGCCTGGCGCAACGGCTGGTTCCATACCGGCGACGTGGTGGTGCGCGACGCGGGCGGCATGTTCCATTTCGTCGACCGGCGCAAGAACATCATCCGGCGCTCGGGCGAGAACATCGCCGCGGCCGAAGTCGAGGCCCAGTTGCTGACCCATCCGCTGATCGAGCAGGCCGCGGTCATGGCCGTGGCCGACGAGGTGCGCGAGGAGGAGGTGCTGGCCTGCATCGTGCTCAGGGCCGGCGTGCCGGCCGACGATGCCCGGGCCGCGCTGGCGCGGGACATCTTCCAGCACTGCCACCAGGCCCTCGCGTATTACAAGGCGCCGGGCTGGATCTGGTTCACGCCGCAGATTCCCACGACCGGCACGCAGAAGATCCAGAAGCATGCGATCTTTGCGCGCGGCGCCGATCCGCGTCAGGCGGCGGGAATGGTGGATTTGCGCGGGATGAAGAAGCGCGGGTGAGGAGACGCCGCCGGGGGCTTCGACAAGCTCGGCCCGAACGGGTTTCTCCGTCGCGCCAGGCTCAGCACGAACGGAACGACCGTTCGTCCTGAGCCTGCCTCGCCGGCCGCGTCGAACCATGGACGGCCTGCGCTCAAGCCCGACCCTGCGTCAGACCCAGGGCGCATATCCCGTCAAACCGCGCCCAGCAACACCTTCGCCCGGTCCACACTGACCTCTTTTTCCTGCGCCATCTGCGCCGCGATGCGCTGGATATCGGCGCCGCTCGCGCCCGCCAGCAGCGCAATATTGCGCGCATGCAGCGCCATGTGGCCGCGCTGAATGCCTTCGGTGGACAGCGCGCGCAGCGCGCCCAGGTTCTGCGCCAGGCCCACGGCGGCTGCGATCTCGCCGAGTTCCTGCGCGCTTTGCACCTGCATCACGCGCAGCGCCCAGCGCGCCAGCGGATGGGTCTTGGTCGCGCCGCCGACCAGGCCGACGGGCATCGGCAGCTCGATGCTGCCCACCAGGTGCCCCTGCCTGTTCTTCTCCCAACGCGTGAGCGAGGTGTATTGGCCCGACTGCACTGCATAGGCATGGGCGCCGGCCTCGACCGCGCGCCAGTCGTTGCCCGTGGCGACGATCACCGGATCGATGCCGTTCATGATCCCCTTGTTGTGCGTGGCCGCGCGGTAGGGATCGATCTTGGCGAAGGTATAGGCATCGAGCACGCCTTCGATGACTTCCTCGCCGCTGTACTCGGCGGTCTTGAGCGTCTCGGGCGCGAGCGTCACGCGCGCGCGCGCGAGGCGCAGGTCGGCCAGATTCGACAGGATGCGCAGCCGCACCGTGGCCGCGGTGATCTGCTCGATATAGGGCGACACCGCCTCGGCCATGCTGTTGACGGTGTTGGCGCCCATCGCGTCGCGCACGTCGACGATCAGGTGCGCCACCACCATCGGGCCGCGCGGCGTGCTGTCGAACACATGCACCTCGACATCCTTGCAGCCGCCGCCCATGCCGATCAGCACGGTGTCCTTGGCATTGGCGCGCTCGATGATCTCGGCCTTGTGGGCCAGCACGACCTGGCGCACGGCATACGGGTCGCCCATGCCGACGATCTGGATCTGGGCGCGCATCAGCGGCGTGCTCGATGAGGTGAAGAAACCGCCGCTGTCGCGCGCCAGCCGGGCCATGAACGAGGCCGCGGCCACGACCGAGGGCTCCTCCACCGCCATCGGCACCAGCACGTCCTTGCCGTTGACGCGGAAGTTGCTGGCAATGCCCAGCGGCAGCTCGAAGGTGCCGACGACGTTCTCGATCATGCCGTCGGCGACATCGAGCGCCAGCGCGCCGGGCCGGGCCAGCAGTTCGCGGTCCGCGGCATCGAGGCCGGCGGCGTCGCCAATGCGCTCCAGGCGCTGAGAGGGGGACAGGGAACGCAGGTTGGGCAGGCGGGAATCACGGGTCATGGAAGTCCTTGTGTGGCATTGGCGAAGATCCCAGGGTCTTCCCGCAGGCGGGGCCCTGGTGGCGCTGGCTACTTTAGGACTGCTGTACCCTTTGCAGCAGGTACAGTTACCGAGAACAGATCCATGCCGACGACCGTTGCAGGTTTCAAGATCCTCGCCGAATCGCTGGAGCGGGAAATCCGCCAGGGCGCCTACAAGGCTGGCGAGAAGCTGCCTTCGCTGCGCGAGATCACGCGCGAGCGCGCCTATGGCAAGAACACGGTGATTGCCGCGTTCGAACTGCTGGTGGCGCGCGGGCTGGTGGAGCCGCGCCGCGGCGCGGGCTTCTATGTGAAGGACATCGCTGCGCCCGGCGAAGCCGACACGCCCGTCCATGCGCTGGGCCGCGCCGGGGACCTGGTGTGGCTGATCCGCGAACAGCTCAATGACAATCCCCAGGCCATACGCGCCGCCGACGGCATGCCGCCCGCCGAGTGGCTGGCGGGCGCGCGCCTGGACCGCGTGCACCACAAGGTCGCGCGCGGCGGCCTGGGCGCGCTGTTCAGCTACGGCAACCGCTACGGCTATCTGCCGCTGCGCCAGCAACTGGTGCGCAAGCTGGGCGGCCTGGGCATCGAGGCCGATCCGCGGCAGATCCTGCTGACGCATGGCGCCAATCAGGCCATGGACCTGGTGCTGCGCTATCTGATTCCGCCGGGCGCCACGGTGCTGGTGGACGACCCTGGCTATTACTTCCTGTTTGCCAAGCTCAAGGTGCACGGCGCCGAGATCGCCGGCATCGCGCGCCAGC
This window encodes:
- a CDS encoding AMP-binding protein — its product is MIAIHDDSSIGDVFFEAARAYAGNSLLAVPANPARSYHPQGCEIRYADAAAQVKQLMHDYRQAGYGLGHRVGLLLESRPEHMLHKLALNALGVCCVPVNPDYRAGEFAYLIDHARLDLLLVLQSHLPAAEAALRESRHRPEVMVWEQWAQGVARAPRPAQPGQPGPDTPASILYTSGTTGRPKGCVLSHRYELAAGQAYATRGGLAHIREGVERLYNPLPLFHVNASILSFYCMLLTGGCQVQTDRFQPSRWWQEVRETRATIVHYLGVVIQLLLLQPPSPADREHCVRFGFGAGVEPQLHAAFEERFGFPLLELWGMTEMVRIMVDCHAPRQVGTRAFGRAVEGVQARAVDDLDQDVPDGTPGELVIRHSAQTPRKDFFSEYLDDPQATESAWRNGWFHTGDVVVRDAGGMFHFVDRRKNIIRRSGENIAAAEVEAQLLTHPLIEQAAVMAVADEVREEEVLACIVLRAGVPADDARAALARDIFQHCHQALAYYKAPGWIWFTPQIPTTGTQKIQKHAIFARGADPRQAAGMVDLRGMKKRG
- a CDS encoding hydroxymethylglutaryl-CoA reductase, degradative encodes the protein MTRDSRLPNLRSLSPSQRLERIGDAAGLDAADRELLARPGALALDVADGMIENVVGTFELPLGIASNFRVNGKDVLVPMAVEEPSVVAAASFMARLARDSGGFFTSSSTPLMRAQIQIVGMGDPYAVRQVVLAHKAEIIERANAKDTVLIGMGGGCKDVEVHVFDSTPRGPMVVAHLIVDVRDAMGANTVNSMAEAVSPYIEQITAATVRLRILSNLADLRLARARVTLAPETLKTAEYSGEEVIEGVLDAYTFAKIDPYRAATHNKGIMNGIDPVIVATGNDWRAVEAGAHAYAVQSGQYTSLTRWEKNRQGHLVGSIELPMPVGLVGGATKTHPLARWALRVMQVQSAQELGEIAAAVGLAQNLGALRALSTEGIQRGHMALHARNIALLAGASGADIQRIAAQMAQEKEVSVDRAKVLLGAV